Proteins co-encoded in one Setaria viridis chromosome 9, Setaria_viridis_v4.0, whole genome shotgun sequence genomic window:
- the LOC117839656 gene encoding uncharacterized protein isoform X1: protein MGNCQTADAVAVVIQHPPGGGVGGGRVERAHGALSAAAVMAANPGHYVAAVIPGDDAAAAASRARKRRLKLLRPDDTLALGGVYRLVSFEEVLREFVSKRHATLSRRMVVATAAADAQRPESDRSLAQEQEEELHRGEEIAIPKRPVGRRAILHRRDEMGHLRSKQGMSMANKAQLPSPDQEATSSPPDPTANDLRPSDLEPDFSAALVMLGGRLGLARHGQWRPALPSIAEGSVAC, encoded by the exons ATGGGAAATTGCCAGACGGCCGACGCGGTGGCCGTAGTCATCCAGCACCCACCCGGCGGCGGGgttggcggcggccgcgtcgaGCGCGCGCACGGCGCCCTCTCGGCGGCTGCAGTCATGGCCGCGAACCCCGGCCACTACGTCGCTGCGGTCATCCCCGGTGATGATgccgcggcggcagcaagcAGGGCGAGGAAGCGGCGGCTGAAGCTGCTCCGCCCCGACGACACGCTCGCGCTCGGCGGCGTCTACCGCCTCGTCAGCTTCGAAG AGGTGCTGAGGGAGTTTGTCTCCAAACGGCACGCCACGCTGAGCCGCCGCATggtcgtcgccaccgccgccgccgacgctcaGCGGCCGGAGTCGGACCGCTCGCTTGCCCAGGAGCAG GAGGAAGAGCTTCATCGTGGGGAAGAGATAGCGATACCCAAACGTCCTGTAGGTAGACGCGCGATTCTCCACCGCCGAGACGAAATGGGTCACCTGAGGAGCAAACAGGGGATGAGCATGGCAAACAAG GCCCAGCTGCCAAGTCCTGATCAGGAGGCCACTTCCAGTCCACCTGATCCGACCGCGAACGACCTCCGTCCGTCGGATCTGGAGCCAGACTTCAGCGCTGCCCTAGTGATGCTTGGCGGCCGGTTGGGCCTCGCTCGGCATGGACAGTGGAGGCCCGCCCTGCCGAGCATTGCAGAAGGGAGCGTTGCGTGCTAA
- the LOC117839656 gene encoding uncharacterized protein isoform X2, with product MGNCQTADAVAVVIQHPPGGGVGGGRVERAHGALSAAAVMAANPGHYVAAVIPGDDAAAAASRARKRRLKLLRPDDTLALGGVYRLVSFEEVLREFVSKRHATLSRRMVVATAAADAQRPESDRSLAQEQAQLPSPDQEATSSPPDPTANDLRPSDLEPDFSAALVMLGGRLGLARHGQWRPALPSIAEGSVAC from the exons ATGGGAAATTGCCAGACGGCCGACGCGGTGGCCGTAGTCATCCAGCACCCACCCGGCGGCGGGgttggcggcggccgcgtcgaGCGCGCGCACGGCGCCCTCTCGGCGGCTGCAGTCATGGCCGCGAACCCCGGCCACTACGTCGCTGCGGTCATCCCCGGTGATGATgccgcggcggcagcaagcAGGGCGAGGAAGCGGCGGCTGAAGCTGCTCCGCCCCGACGACACGCTCGCGCTCGGCGGCGTCTACCGCCTCGTCAGCTTCGAAG AGGTGCTGAGGGAGTTTGTCTCCAAACGGCACGCCACGCTGAGCCGCCGCATggtcgtcgccaccgccgccgccgacgctcaGCGGCCGGAGTCGGACCGCTCGCTTGCCCAGGAGCAG GCCCAGCTGCCAAGTCCTGATCAGGAGGCCACTTCCAGTCCACCTGATCCGACCGCGAACGACCTCCGTCCGTCGGATCTGGAGCCAGACTTCAGCGCTGCCCTAGTGATGCTTGGCGGCCGGTTGGGCCTCGCTCGGCATGGACAGTGGAGGCCCGCCCTGCCGAGCATTGCAGAAGGGAGCGTTGCGTGCTAA